Proteins co-encoded in one Leishmania panamensis strain MHOM/PA/94/PSC-1 chromosome 22 sequence genomic window:
- a CDS encoding CCR4 associated factor, putative (TriTrypDB/GeneDB-style sysID: LpmP.22.1530) has product MASKHTPQPYSMTANTPAWNPETRLPSLSKSPMIRDVWADNLEEEFAVIRSLIKDYPFVSLDTEFPGVVAKPVGSFKTTHEFYYQTLRCNVNLLKIIQLGITLLNDKGEVPEHCSTWQFNFRFSIKEDVYAQDSIELLRHGGINFDYFNDFGIEVTHFAELLISSGLVLNSNVRWLAFHAGYDFGYLIKVVCNKDLPEKEEEFLQTLHALFPSMFDLKYLLRFTEVSHSFGLDYLAESLKLRRFGTAHQAGSDSLLTGHCYFKLLRDSFGNTTPVANNGVLYGLSEDAASSATPSSAQTVSQVTSNSHDFASSVAYGNGGAGGGVFPASPIVSNMRRS; this is encoded by the coding sequence ATGGCATCCAAGCATACCCCTCAGCCGTACTCGATGACGGCAAACACGCCGGCCTGGAACCCGGAGACGCGGCTTCCGTCCCTTAGCAAGTCCCCCATGATCCGCGATGTGTGGGCCGACAACCTCGAGGAGGAGTTCGCCGTTATACGGTCTCTCATCAAGGACTACCCATTTGTGTCGCTGGACACGGAGTTCCCTGGCGTGGTGGCCAAGCCGGTGGGCAGCTTCAAGACGACGCACGAGTTTTACTACCAAACTCTGCGCTGCAACGTGAACCTCCTCAAGATCATTCAGCTCGGCATCACCCTCCTCAACGACAAGGGCGAGGTCCCGGAGCACTGTTCCACTTGGCAGTTCAACTTCCGCTTCAGTATTAAGGAGGACGTTTACGCGCAAGACAGCATTGAGCTTCTCCGCCACGGAGGCATCAACTTCGACTACTTCAATGACTTCGGCATTGAAGTGACGCATTTTGCGGAGTTGCTCATCTCGAGTGGGTTGGTGCTCAACTCCAACGTGCGCTGGCTCGCCTTCCACGCTGGCTACGACTTCGGCTACCTCATCAAGGTGGTGTGCAACAAGGATCTGccggagaaagaggaggagttTCTGCAAACCCTCCATGCTCTCTTCCCAAGCATGTTTGACCTCAAGTATCTTCTGCGCTTCACGGAGGTGTCCCACTCCTTCGGCCTAGACTACTTAGCGGAGAGCCTGAAGCTGCGTCGCTTTGGCACGGCGCATCAGGCCGGCAGCGATTCGCTCCTCACGGGCCACTGCTACTTCAAGCTACTGCGTGACAGCTTCGGCAACACTACACCAGTGGCAAACAACGGCGTGCTCTACGGTCTTAGCGAGGATGCGGCTTCGTCCGCCACTCCTAGCAGCGCGCAGACGGTATCGCAGGTGACTAGCAATTCACACGACTTCGCAAGCTCTGTTGCGTACGGCAACggaggtgcaggcggcggGGTCTTTCCTGCCTCCCCCATCGTCTCTAACATGCGCAGGTCGTGA
- a CDS encoding hypothetical protein (TriTrypDB/GeneDB-style sysID: LpmP.22.1540) produces MPTEHVPAVTVEEASDFWANPVDHFRPNLKFLSVYVEHQYVVDKWLHVKEKWLKPWYLPWWTPMYQVMTWYSQRNRNLMLVENNLNYRPYRYRRNDEDSKNPY; encoded by the coding sequence ATGCCCACTGAGCATGTCCCTGCTGTgacagtggaggaggcgagtgACTTCTGGGCCAACCCGGTCGATCATTTCCGCCCAAACCTGAAGTTCCTCTCCGTGTACGTGGAGCACCAGTACGTGGTTGACAAGTGGCTGCACGTCAAGGAGAAATGGCTGAAGCCGTGGTACCTGCCATGGTGGACGCCTATGTACCAGGTCATGACCTGGTATTCCCAGCGCAACCGCAACCTCATGTTGGTGGAGAATAACCTCAACTACCGCCCGTACCGCTACCGTCGCAACGATGAGGACAGCAAAAACCCGTACTAA